The following coding sequences are from one Campylobacter sp. RM16187 window:
- the ligA gene encoding NAD-dependent DNA ligase LigA: MDKKEYLKSVDLLNLWAKAYYEDDAPIATDEEYDELYHRVLEFERANPAEISMFSPTKRVGGEVSEGFVKADHIERMWSMEDIFDEAELVAWLNRGDKLGQKFVIQPKFDGASLNLLYENGELKRAITRGNGITGEDVTTNAKVIKNIPTTIAYSGKIEIRGEVVISKSDFDEINLARIQRGETQLANPRNAASGSLRQLDSKITASRRLQFRPWGYGAQNLGLKNYSEIMEFIYSLGFEREEFFKICSTLKEIKTAYNELLNLREDKPFMMDGMVVRVDSVAFSNELGYTEKFPKFMVAYKFPAIEKTTRLVDVALQVGRSGVVTPVGVLDEVNIDGVKVKSATLHNFDEIERLGVMKGDFISIIRSGDVIPKITGVFKERRNGCETPIERPHNCPVCGTMLLDEGVFIKCQNLECKARVINSLIHYASKRCLNIDGLGEAIVNQLFEAGFVSKIVDIYRLSASELASLEGFKDKKISNLLNAIDVARTPNLHSFITGLGIEHIGEVAAKKIARQFGERWLELSYDELMSIDGFGDAMAESYVEFMQVNRENLAELLSFVTPKFEKFEVKQSDISGKTFVITGTLSKGRDEFKAILEAHGAKVSGSVSKKTDFVLAGSEAGSKLDKAHELGVRVISEEELMEML, from the coding sequence ATGGATAAAAAAGAGTATCTAAAAAGCGTTGATCTGCTAAATTTGTGGGCGAAGGCGTATTACGAAGATGACGCTCCAATCGCAACTGATGAGGAGTATGACGAGCTTTATCACAGAGTGCTTGAATTTGAGCGTGCAAATCCTGCTGAAATTTCGATGTTTTCACCGACTAAGCGAGTTGGCGGAGAGGTAAGCGAGGGCTTTGTGAAGGCTGATCACATAGAGCGTATGTGGAGCATGGAGGATATATTTGACGAGGCTGAGCTGGTAGCTTGGCTAAACCGAGGCGATAAGCTCGGGCAAAAATTTGTTATCCAGCCTAAATTTGACGGAGCCAGCCTTAATCTTCTTTACGAAAACGGCGAGCTAAAACGCGCCATAACTCGCGGTAACGGCATAACAGGCGAAGATGTAACGACAAATGCAAAGGTGATTAAAAATATCCCGACAACTATCGCCTATAGCGGTAAGATCGAAATTCGCGGTGAGGTTGTCATATCAAAAAGCGATTTTGACGAGATAAATTTAGCCCGCATACAAAGAGGCGAAACCCAGCTTGCAAACCCTAGAAATGCAGCTTCCGGAAGCCTTAGACAGCTTGATAGCAAGATAACGGCAAGCAGGCGGCTTCAGTTTCGTCCGTGGGGCTATGGGGCGCAAAATTTAGGGCTTAAAAACTACTCTGAGATCATGGAGTTTATCTACTCTCTTGGTTTTGAGCGCGAAGAGTTTTTTAAAATTTGCTCCACGCTTAAAGAGATAAAAACCGCTTACAATGAGCTTTTAAATTTGCGCGAAGATAAGCCCTTTATGATGGATGGAATGGTCGTAAGAGTTGATAGCGTGGCTTTTTCAAACGAGCTTGGATACACCGAAAAATTTCCAAAATTTATGGTTGCTTACAAATTTCCTGCGATTGAAAAAACGACAAGGCTCGTTGATGTGGCGCTTCAGGTTGGAAGAAGCGGGGTTGTAACGCCAGTTGGCGTGCTTGATGAAGTAAATATCGACGGTGTTAAGGTTAAGTCAGCCACTCTTCATAACTTCGATGAGATCGAGCGTCTTGGGGTTATGAAGGGCGATTTTATAAGTATTATCCGCTCGGGCGATGTGATACCAAAGATAACAGGAGTCTTTAAAGAGCGCAGAAATGGCTGCGAAACGCCGATAGAGCGTCCGCACAACTGTCCAGTTTGTGGCACCATGTTGCTTGATGAAGGAGTGTTTATCAAGTGTCAAAATTTAGAGTGCAAGGCGCGCGTCATAAACTCGCTCATCCACTACGCTTCAAAGAGGTGCCTCAATATCGATGGACTTGGCGAAGCTATCGTAAATCAGCTTTTTGAAGCGGGATTTGTAAGTAAGATCGTTGATATCTATAGGCTTAGCGCAAGCGAGCTTGCAAGCCTTGAGGGCTTTAAAGATAAGAAAATTTCAAATCTGCTAAACGCTATCGATGTAGCGCGCACCCCGAATTTACATAGCTTTATAACCGGTCTTGGAATAGAGCATATAGGAGAAGTCGCAGCTAAAAAGATAGCAAGGCAGTTTGGCGAAAGGTGGCTTGAGCTAAGCTATGATGAGCTTATGAGTATCGACGGCTTTGGTGACGCAATGGCTGAGAGTTATGTGGAGTTTATGCAGGTAAATAGGGAAAATTTAGCCGAGCTTTTAAGCTTCGTAACTCCGAAATTTGAGAAATTTGAAGTTAAACAAAGCGATATAAGCGGCAAAACCTTTGTGATAACGGGCACGCTTAGCAAGGGCAGGGATGAATTTAAGGCTATTTTAGAGGCTCACGGTGCTAAGGTTTCAGGCTCGGTTTCTAAAAAGACTGATTTTGTTTTGGCAGGAAGCGAAGCCGGAAGTAAGCTTGATAAGGCGCACGAACTTGGTGTTAGAGTGATAAGCGAAGAAGAACTTATGGAGATGCTTTGA
- the folP gene encoding dihydropteroate synthase — MKIFKINQDTNFDEICKFISPSKEGQAIMKKKANLNFFLLKDIRSPAANILKQDALSIGAELVTHKNTILNGENSTALLIATNAQIKELAKKEAAQDFGLKNLAIFLKSSFKKPIKPQIMGVVNINEDSFNAQSRVDTKSGIKKIETMIKEGAEYIDVGAVSSRPGSKYVGREVEFERLKDIVAEIYRLNLHENAKFSLDSFDEYCLEYALNHGFKMINDITADTNLASLAVKYGVQYCLMHMQNSPENMQDNPHYDDLLGEIDSFFADKIAKVHELGCEDIVLDVGIGFGKTPQDNLLLIKHLEHFLHFDLPLLVGASRKSVINFYSPSEVSKRLPGSLYLHQKAFENGASIIRTHDVSEHVQMFKMDEAMRNLSLWSQNG, encoded by the coding sequence GTGAAAATTTTTAAGATAAATCAAGACACAAATTTTGATGAAATTTGCAAATTTATAAGCCCTAGCAAAGAAGGACAGGCGATAATGAAAAAAAAGGCGAATCTAAATTTTTTCCTTTTAAAAGATATCCGCTCGCCTGCTGCAAACATACTAAAACAAGACGCGCTTAGCATAGGAGCTGAGCTTGTCACTCATAAAAATACGATTTTAAACGGCGAGAACTCAACCGCGCTTTTAATAGCAACAAACGCGCAGATAAAAGAGCTTGCGAAAAAAGAGGCTGCGCAGGATTTTGGACTTAAAAATTTGGCTATCTTTTTAAAATCAAGCTTTAAAAAGCCAATTAAGCCCCAAATAATGGGAGTTGTAAATATAAACGAAGATAGCTTTAACGCGCAAAGCAGGGTAGATACAAAAAGCGGTATAAAAAAGATAGAAACGATGATAAAAGAGGGTGCCGAGTATATCGATGTGGGCGCAGTTAGCTCGCGTCCGGGCAGCAAATACGTAGGCAGAGAAGTTGAGTTTGAGCGCCTTAAAGATATCGTGGCTGAAATTTACCGCCTAAATTTGCATGAAAACGCGAAATTTAGCCTTGATAGCTTTGATGAGTACTGCCTTGAATATGCGCTAAATCACGGCTTTAAGATGATAAATGATATCACGGCAGATACAAATTTAGCTAGCCTTGCCGTTAAGTACGGCGTGCAGTACTGCCTCATGCATATGCAAAATAGCCCTGAAAATATGCAGGATAACCCGCATTATGATGATTTGCTTGGCGAGATAGATAGCTTTTTTGCGGATAAAATCGCCAAAGTGCACGAGCTAGGATGCGAAGATATCGTGCTTGATGTTGGTATCGGCTTTGGAAAAACGCCGCAAGATAATCTGCTTTTGATAAAGCATTTGGAGCATTTTTTACACTTTGACTTGCCTCTTTTGGTTGGTGCAAGCAGAAAGTCCGTCATAAATTTTTATAGTCCAAGCGAGGTTAGCAAGCGACTTCCGGGAAGTTTGTATCTGCATCAAAAAGCCTTTGAAAACGGTGCAAGCATAATAAGAACACACGATGTAAGCGAGCATGTGCAGATGTTTAAGATGGATGAAGCGATGAGAAATTTAAGCCTTTGGAGCCAAAATGGATAA